The Sphingobium sp. BYY-5 genome includes a window with the following:
- a CDS encoding thiamine pyrophosphate-requiring protein: MYTTSSAFLDALIEHGVSYIFANLGSDHPALVEAIAEARAQGRKIPEVVTCPNEMVGMSVAHGFWQTSGEPQAVVVHVECGTQALAGAVHNAAKGRAPMLIFAGASPFTQEGELKGSRNEFIQWIQDVHDQRGLVRGYMRYDSEIRTGRNVKDLVHRAFQFAQSEPQGPVYLMGAREVMEEEVEPKADQSAAWRPIEPAALTPEALDDIGRALLTARRPLIVTSFAGRDPAAVPALVRLCDALGIGVLESVPNAMNFPHDHPLYLGNQWNQPVQNADLAEADVVLVIDSDVPWIPTVSRPSPSARIFHIDVDPLKEQMPLWHVPAQRVCRAQAATALGQLSAWLEGQSIDPAQVEDRKMHYAARHADRDRALAELEAAPVGKITPEYFLSRLRAAQDDSMIFVNEAISNYPNVFNHLSLNRPGAIHTSGGGSLGWNGGAAIGVKLARPDATVVALTGDGSFMFTVPSSVHWMARRYEAPFVQIIFNNRGWKSPKLSTLAVHPEGYAAHAESLDTSFDPAPDYVGIATAAGNGWGRQIKDPAEIDSAIAEALRVVREERKCAILDVWLDHH, from the coding sequence ATGTATACGACATCGAGCGCTTTTCTGGACGCACTGATCGAACATGGCGTTTCGTATATCTTCGCCAATCTTGGCAGCGATCATCCTGCGTTGGTGGAAGCCATCGCGGAGGCGCGCGCGCAGGGGCGAAAAATCCCCGAGGTCGTGACTTGTCCCAATGAAATGGTCGGCATGAGCGTCGCGCACGGTTTCTGGCAGACTAGCGGTGAGCCACAGGCCGTAGTGGTGCATGTCGAATGCGGCACCCAGGCCTTGGCCGGCGCGGTGCATAATGCGGCCAAGGGCCGGGCGCCGATGCTGATCTTCGCCGGCGCGTCGCCCTTTACCCAAGAAGGCGAGCTTAAAGGAAGCCGGAACGAGTTCATCCAGTGGATACAGGATGTGCACGACCAGCGCGGCCTTGTTCGGGGCTATATGCGCTATGACAGCGAAATCCGCACCGGCCGGAATGTCAAGGATCTGGTCCACAGAGCCTTCCAATTCGCCCAGTCGGAACCCCAAGGGCCCGTCTATTTGATGGGCGCGCGCGAAGTGATGGAGGAGGAGGTCGAGCCGAAAGCCGACCAGTCGGCAGCCTGGCGCCCGATCGAGCCCGCCGCGCTCACGCCCGAAGCCCTTGACGACATCGGCCGCGCCCTGCTGACGGCCAGACGCCCCCTGATTGTCACCTCTTTTGCGGGACGCGATCCCGCAGCGGTGCCTGCGCTCGTCAGGCTGTGCGACGCGCTGGGGATAGGCGTTCTGGAATCCGTGCCCAATGCGATGAATTTTCCGCACGATCACCCCCTCTATCTGGGCAATCAATGGAACCAGCCGGTCCAGAATGCGGACCTCGCCGAAGCCGACGTCGTCCTGGTGATCGACAGCGACGTGCCCTGGATCCCCACCGTGTCGCGCCCTTCGCCCTCCGCGCGTATCTTCCACATCGACGTCGATCCGCTCAAGGAGCAGATGCCGCTATGGCACGTCCCGGCGCAGCGCGTCTGCCGCGCCCAGGCGGCCACGGCATTGGGCCAGCTCTCTGCATGGCTGGAGGGTCAATCCATCGATCCGGCGCAAGTAGAAGACCGGAAGATGCATTATGCGGCGCGTCATGCCGACCGCGACCGGGCGCTGGCGGAACTGGAGGCCGCGCCTGTCGGCAAGATCACGCCGGAATATTTCCTGTCCCGGCTGCGCGCCGCGCAGGATGACAGCATGATTTTCGTGAACGAGGCCATTTCCAACTATCCCAACGTCTTCAACCACCTGTCGCTCAATCGACCGGGCGCTATTCACACCAGCGGCGGCGGCTCGCTCGGTTGGAACGGCGGCGCCGCCATCGGCGTGAAGCTCGCACGTCCGGACGCCACCGTGGTCGCCCTGACGGGAGACGGGTCCTTCATGTTCACCGTACCCAGCTCCGTCCACTGGATGGCGCGCCGGTACGAAGCGCCGTTCGTCCAGATCATCTTCAACAACCGGGGCTGGAAATCGCCCAAGCTCTCCACCCTCGCCGTCCATCCCGAAGGATATGCGGCGCACGCCGAAAGTCTCGACACCTCCTTCGACCCCGCCCCGGATTATGTCGGGATCGCGACAGCCGCCGGCAATGGATGGGGTCGGCAGATCAAGGATCCTGCGGAAATAGACAGCGCCATCGCCGAGGCTTTGCGGGTCGTGAGAGAAGAGCGTAAATGCGCCATATTGGACGTCTGGCTGGATCATCACTGA
- a CDS encoding SDR family NAD(P)-dependent oxidoreductase produces MKGVVAVTGAAGALGRAVVEHLRAAQWSVVGIDLADVATPGLALALGGVDLSDETAMADAAARIESELGRLDGLVNIAGGFAWETVADGSVETWDRLYAMNVRTALIASRSLLPLLRANKGAIVNIGAAASVKAAAGMGAYAASKSGVARLTEALAEEHKDEGVRVNALLPSIIDTPANRRDMPDADFARWVAPEELAAVAAFLLSSEARAITGALIPVTGRV; encoded by the coding sequence ATGAAGGGCGTTGTGGCAGTGACGGGGGCGGCGGGCGCCCTGGGGCGTGCGGTGGTGGAGCATTTGCGCGCAGCGCAATGGTCCGTCGTGGGGATCGATCTGGCCGATGTCGCGACGCCGGGACTGGCGCTCGCGCTGGGTGGCGTGGACCTGAGCGACGAAACGGCAATGGCCGATGCGGCTGCCCGGATCGAAAGCGAGCTGGGCCGCCTGGATGGGCTGGTCAATATTGCGGGCGGCTTTGCTTGGGAAACCGTGGCGGACGGCAGCGTGGAGACGTGGGATCGGCTCTATGCCATGAATGTGCGGACGGCGCTGATCGCCAGCCGGTCGCTCTTGCCCCTGTTGCGGGCGAACAAGGGAGCGATCGTCAATATCGGCGCGGCGGCGTCAGTCAAGGCAGCCGCGGGGATGGGCGCCTATGCCGCATCCAAATCCGGCGTGGCCCGTCTGACCGAGGCACTGGCGGAAGAGCATAAGGATGAGGGCGTGCGAGTGAACGCATTGTTGCCCAGCATCATCGACACCCCCGCCAACCGCAGGGACATGCCCGATGCGGATTTTGCCCGCTGGGTAGCTCCGGAGGAACTGGCGGCAGTGGCGGCCTTCCTCCTGTCGTCGGAAGCGCGGGCAATCACGGGTGCTCTCATCCCGGTGACGGGAAGGGTATAA
- a CDS encoding glycosyl hydrolase has product MTSPSYGAETANDPLAAGFSNPPAEARPRVWWHWMNGNVTKEGIDADLEWLASIGIAGVQNFDAALKTPVLVPDPAEYLSPQWDALFKHAVQKANALGLEFAISASPGWSETGGPWVKPGQAMKKLVWSSVDVKSGARSISLPKAPCETGPFQTLHAHQGFSAGLTGRPFEKPPAACGDVAVIAVPVPAGQADIRPRISISSGEGNSSILDDDVFDHFLSIPYTGDREAWVRFDFDRPQSIAALSFVAERVAGRGPAGARGPRGIIEALAADGRFRTIGELPVRGSEHQTVSFPSTRSTTFRVRFSPPETVREGSALPPLKIAELRLHSRARIHRFEDKAGFGERPDWPIFPTPQVRGIAQYPQVLDISQHLKADGTLDWKPSGGRWTIYRFGWSLEGHTNGPASARGEGLEVDKLNRNHVRDYVDKYLANYQSALNLTPLGANSISYVMTDSFEAGPSNWTEGMLAEFRQRRGYDLTCWLPVLAGEPLDSSERSEAVLWDFRKTLGEMIADEHYGELSTELKSRGMGRYGEAHESGRAFVGDGMAVKASATIPMGAMWARREGQDAMYEADIRESASVARIYGQNLVAAESFTASGDTYAFSPAGLKATADREMSYGLNRFVIHTSVHQPLEAAGPGVGLGSFGQWFTRKESWASEAGAWIQYLGRSSYLLQQGRAVADIAYFYSEDDNITNRFATAGPKLPDGYSFDYMSADALEKEMTVQDGRLVAPGGASYAVLAIDPQATEISLPVLRKLLEAKRAGVPIIGRRPIGSPSLTDDRLEWDRVANAIWSTDMLEPLERSVGQALDRMGLAPDFSTRAYDGPKLAGFVHRLLPDADIYFLANTSAEAVRFVGQFRVADRVPEIWKAVDGSMAPVSYRVVGDRMELPLVLQGGEALFVVFRGKAPASRWDAPTIVQKERLPLTSTWSLQVPGARIQTPWRLRSWTESSDDAIKYFSGTAVYKTTVDIPSTWLGASRQVKIDLGGLREMARVKVNGIDAGLAWTNPYALNISKAVRPGRNIVEIAVTNLWPNRLIGDQQPGYDGPRALAVFNPYTKESKLLPSGLMGPVSLVLEERVEADGHGGNRQD; this is encoded by the coding sequence GTGACATCCCCTTCCTATGGCGCAGAGACGGCGAATGATCCTCTAGCCGCCGGATTTAGCAATCCTCCCGCCGAAGCGCGGCCGAGGGTTTGGTGGCACTGGATGAACGGCAACGTGACGAAGGAGGGCATCGATGCCGATCTGGAATGGCTGGCATCCATCGGCATCGCAGGGGTGCAGAACTTCGATGCGGCGCTAAAGACTCCGGTGCTTGTCCCCGACCCGGCCGAATATCTGTCTCCGCAATGGGACGCCCTGTTCAAACATGCGGTCCAGAAGGCGAATGCACTAGGGCTGGAATTTGCCATCTCGGCGTCACCAGGATGGAGCGAGACGGGCGGGCCATGGGTGAAGCCCGGCCAGGCCATGAAAAAGTTGGTCTGGAGTTCGGTCGACGTCAAAAGTGGTGCTCGCTCGATCTCGCTTCCAAAGGCGCCCTGTGAGACCGGACCGTTCCAGACCTTGCACGCGCATCAGGGCTTTTCCGCCGGCCTGACCGGCAGGCCGTTTGAAAAGCCGCCAGCAGCTTGCGGAGACGTGGCAGTAATCGCGGTTCCGGTGCCAGCCGGGCAGGCAGATATCCGCCCGCGCATATCGATCAGCAGCGGTGAGGGCAACTCTTCCATCCTCGACGATGATGTGTTCGATCATTTCCTGTCCATCCCCTATACTGGCGATCGCGAAGCGTGGGTGCGGTTTGATTTTGATCGTCCGCAAAGCATCGCCGCGCTGAGCTTTGTGGCCGAACGGGTTGCAGGGCGAGGCCCGGCAGGCGCGCGGGGGCCCCGCGGGATAATCGAGGCGCTTGCAGCCGACGGGCGTTTCCGTACGATCGGCGAACTGCCGGTCCGCGGCTCTGAACATCAGACAGTCAGTTTTCCATCCACGCGATCGACCACGTTCCGCGTCAGGTTCAGTCCGCCGGAGACGGTCCGGGAAGGCAGCGCATTGCCGCCCCTGAAGATCGCGGAACTGCGGCTGCACTCCCGTGCACGGATCCACCGCTTCGAGGACAAGGCGGGGTTTGGTGAAAGGCCCGACTGGCCGATTTTCCCCACCCCGCAAGTTAGAGGCATCGCGCAATATCCACAGGTTCTAGATATCAGCCAGCACCTGAAGGCCGATGGAACGCTGGACTGGAAGCCTTCGGGCGGTCGCTGGACGATCTATCGTTTCGGGTGGTCGCTGGAGGGGCATACCAATGGTCCTGCCTCCGCCAGGGGAGAAGGGCTGGAGGTCGACAAGCTCAATCGGAATCATGTGCGGGATTATGTCGATAAATATCTCGCCAACTATCAAAGCGCGCTAAATCTAACGCCTTTGGGCGCGAACAGCATCAGCTATGTGATGACCGACAGTTTCGAGGCTGGGCCTTCGAATTGGACTGAAGGCATGTTGGCGGAATTCAGGCAGCGTCGCGGGTATGATCTCACCTGCTGGCTTCCCGTGCTGGCCGGGGAACCTTTGGATAGTTCCGAACGAAGCGAGGCGGTCCTTTGGGACTTTCGCAAAACCCTGGGCGAGATGATCGCCGACGAACATTATGGCGAGCTTTCCACCGAGCTGAAAAGCCGGGGCATGGGCCGCTATGGTGAGGCGCATGAATCCGGACGCGCATTTGTCGGTGACGGCATGGCGGTCAAGGCCTCGGCAACCATACCAATGGGCGCTATGTGGGCCAGACGCGAGGGCCAGGACGCCATGTACGAGGCCGACATACGCGAGTCAGCGTCTGTCGCACGCATCTATGGACAGAATCTTGTTGCTGCGGAATCCTTCACGGCCAGTGGCGACACCTATGCTTTTTCGCCTGCTGGGCTGAAGGCCACGGCCGACCGCGAAATGTCCTACGGCCTTAATCGCTTCGTCATTCATACCTCCGTCCATCAGCCCCTGGAAGCGGCCGGCCCCGGTGTGGGGCTTGGCTCGTTCGGCCAATGGTTTACCCGGAAAGAAAGCTGGGCTTCTGAGGCGGGCGCCTGGATTCAATATCTTGGACGCAGCTCGTACCTGTTGCAGCAGGGGCGGGCGGTCGCGGATATCGCCTATTTTTACAGCGAAGACGACAATATCACCAACCGCTTCGCGACGGCGGGTCCTAAGCTCCCTGACGGCTATAGCTTTGATTATATGAGCGCCGATGCACTGGAGAAGGAGATGACGGTTCAGGACGGTCGTCTGGTGGCGCCGGGCGGTGCGAGCTACGCCGTGTTGGCGATCGATCCGCAAGCAACCGAAATCTCCTTGCCGGTCCTGAGGAAGTTGCTGGAGGCCAAGCGCGCAGGGGTGCCGATCATCGGTCGACGGCCGATTGGGTCGCCAAGCCTGACCGACGACAGGCTGGAGTGGGATCGCGTAGCAAATGCCATCTGGTCGACCGATATGCTAGAGCCGCTCGAACGCAGCGTCGGCCAGGCGCTTGATCGTATGGGTCTCGCTCCGGATTTCTCCACGCGCGCTTACGACGGCCCGAAGCTCGCCGGCTTTGTTCATCGGCTGCTGCCCGATGCGGACATCTATTTCCTTGCCAATACATCGGCCGAAGCGGTGCGGTTCGTAGGGCAGTTCCGCGTGGCCGATCGAGTGCCGGAGATATGGAAGGCGGTAGATGGCAGCATGGCGCCCGTCAGCTACAGGGTAGTCGGCGACCGGATGGAACTGCCGCTCGTGCTTCAGGGCGGCGAAGCGCTCTTCGTCGTTTTTCGTGGAAAGGCGCCCGCGTCGCGCTGGGACGCGCCGACTATAGTCCAGAAAGAGCGTTTGCCCCTGACATCGACCTGGAGCCTGCAAGTGCCCGGGGCTCGTATCCAGACCCCTTGGCGCCTGCGATCGTGGACGGAGTCGAGTGATGACGCCATCAAGTATTTTTCCGGCACTGCCGTCTACAAGACGACAGTGGATATTCCGTCCACATGGCTGGGCGCGTCTCGGCAAGTGAAGATCGATCTGGGCGGTCTAAGGGAAATGGCGCGGGTCAAAGTCAACGGGATCGACGCGGGTCTGGCCTGGACTAACCCCTATGCGCTCAATATCAGCAAGGCAGTCCGCCCCGGCCGCAATATCGTGGAAATCGCCGTCACCAATTTGTGGCCGAACCGCCTTATCGGGGATCAGCAGCCCGGATATGATGGTCCCAGGGCGCTGGCCGTATTCAATCCCTACACCAAGGAGTCAAAGCTGCTGCCCTCCGGCCTGATGGGGCCGGTCAGCCTGGTTCTGGAAGAGCGGGTTGAGGCCGACGGACATGGCGGCAATCGACAGGATTGA
- a CDS encoding aldehyde dehydrogenase: protein MPSFTRMNPVTGDVASNAEAMTVDAVRAIAANAGRAFPQWASVGPNARRAILNKAADALLAREDAFVDAMMGEIGATRGWALFNLTLAASIVREAAALTTQIAGEVIPSDKPGCLSMALKEPVGVILGIAPWNAPIILGVRAIAVPLACGNAVILKASEICPRTHALIIEAFAEAGFPEGAVNVVTNAPEDAGDVVGALINAPEVKRINFTGSTHVGRIIAKRAAEHLKPCLLELGGKAPLLVLEDADLDEAVKAAAFGAFMNQGQICMSTERIIVVDAVADAFAEKFATKVRSMHTGDPREGKTPLGAVVDRKTVDHVNGLIGDAVEKGARLIVGGAADSVLMPATVVDGVTSAMNLYRDESFGPVVAMIRARDVDHAVELANDSEYGLSAAVFTRDTAMGLSVARRIRSGICHVNGPTVHDEAQMPFGGVGASGYGRFGGRQGVDSFTETRWITVETQPGHFPI, encoded by the coding sequence ATGCCTAGTTTCACCCGTATGAACCCGGTTACCGGGGATGTCGCCTCCAATGCCGAAGCCATGACGGTGGATGCCGTCCGTGCCATCGCGGCCAATGCCGGCCGCGCCTTTCCACAATGGGCTTCGGTCGGCCCTAACGCCAGGCGCGCCATATTGAACAAGGCTGCCGACGCCCTGCTCGCCAGAGAGGACGCTTTCGTCGATGCGATGATGGGCGAAATCGGCGCAACCCGCGGCTGGGCACTGTTCAACCTGACACTGGCTGCCTCCATCGTGCGGGAAGCCGCCGCGCTCACCACGCAGATCGCGGGAGAGGTCATCCCTTCGGACAAGCCTGGGTGCCTGTCGATGGCGCTCAAGGAGCCGGTTGGCGTCATCCTGGGTATCGCGCCGTGGAACGCGCCGATCATCCTTGGGGTGCGCGCGATCGCAGTGCCGCTTGCCTGCGGCAATGCCGTGATTTTGAAGGCGAGCGAAATCTGCCCCCGTACCCATGCCCTGATCATCGAGGCTTTCGCCGAGGCAGGATTTCCCGAGGGGGCAGTCAATGTCGTCACCAACGCGCCGGAGGATGCGGGCGATGTGGTGGGCGCGCTGATCAACGCGCCGGAGGTGAAACGCATCAACTTCACCGGATCCACCCATGTCGGGCGGATCATCGCCAAGCGTGCGGCGGAGCATCTCAAGCCCTGCCTGCTGGAACTGGGCGGAAAGGCGCCGCTGCTGGTGCTGGAGGATGCCGATCTGGATGAAGCGGTGAAGGCCGCCGCCTTCGGCGCCTTCATGAACCAGGGACAGATCTGCATGTCGACTGAGCGGATCATCGTGGTCGATGCGGTGGCGGACGCCTTTGCCGAAAAATTCGCGACCAAGGTGCGCTCGATGCACACCGGCGATCCCCGCGAGGGCAAGACACCGCTGGGCGCTGTTGTCGACCGCAAGACCGTGGATCATGTCAATGGACTGATCGGCGATGCGGTGGAAAAGGGCGCGCGTTTGATCGTGGGCGGTGCGGCGGACAGCGTGCTGATGCCCGCCACCGTCGTGGATGGCGTCACTTCGGCGATGAACCTCTATCGGGATGAGAGCTTCGGGCCAGTCGTCGCGATGATCCGCGCCCGTGACGTCGATCATGCCGTGGAACTCGCCAATGACAGCGAATACGGTCTTTCCGCAGCTGTGTTCACGCGCGACACTGCCATGGGGCTTTCGGTCGCGCGGCGCATCCGGTCGGGCATCTGCCATGTCAACGGGCCTACCGTGCATGACGAGGCGCAGATGCCCTTTGGCGGCGTGGGCGCCTCGGGCTATGGCCGCTTTGGCGGGCGGCAGGGCGTTGATAGCTTCACCGAGACACGCTGGATCACCGTCGAAACACAGCCCGGTCATTTTCCGATCTGA
- a CDS encoding MarR family winged helix-turn-helix transcriptional regulator, whose amino-acid sequence MNSGSSRGKKKAGDKVPTVIGTGGLDNVVGYHLRLAQEASFAAYARMVGDTRIWPGWYSLLKIINDNPGINQTELSLATGRDKSTLTASLRELGKAGLVEKTRDETDRRNVRLILSAAGGEQLRQLESHALAHDKEIDRIVGSDNRVMFLQILKKLAEELKQRP is encoded by the coding sequence ATGAACAGCGGTTCGTCACGAGGGAAGAAAAAGGCAGGCGACAAGGTCCCGACCGTGATCGGGACTGGCGGCCTGGACAACGTCGTTGGGTATCATCTTCGTCTTGCCCAGGAGGCATCCTTTGCCGCCTATGCGCGCATGGTAGGGGACACGCGCATCTGGCCCGGCTGGTATTCGCTCCTGAAGATCATCAATGATAATCCCGGCATAAACCAGACCGAACTCAGCCTAGCGACGGGAAGAGACAAATCCACTCTGACCGCATCGCTTCGCGAACTCGGGAAAGCTGGACTGGTCGAAAAAACGCGGGACGAAACCGATCGACGCAACGTCCGGCTCATACTGAGCGCAGCGGGTGGGGAACAGCTAAGGCAGCTGGAATCGCATGCCCTGGCCCATGACAAAGAAATCGATCGTATCGTCGGAAGCGACAACCGGGTGATGTTCCTTCAGATACTCAAAAAGCTGGCGGAAGAGTTGAAACAGCGTCCTTGA
- a CDS encoding TonB-dependent receptor — protein sequence MRIALTCLLAAGSILASAAHAQDAAPEASDRFSLGQIIVTAPRTEGIGIDSTTLSSDAIYSFSRTALDDAINLMPGVSSGNSGGTRNERLVFVRGFDRFQAPLSIDGIRVYLPADNRLDYGRFLTTDIAEVQVAKGYASVLDGPGAMGGAINLVTRKPTKELDIDVRGTVNFDNDTDYAGYSTSAMVGTRQDKWYAQASYARSFTDHWNLPHGFTAQVPSLEDGGARDFSRTQDWRVNAKVGFTPNATDEYALSYTHQEGSKNAPLHVSDTVTTARFWDWPSWDISSIYFLSTTALGDRATLKTRAYYNKFDSILRSFNDRSQTTQSRPYAFDSPYEDRAWGGSAQLDFAASDADTLRLAFHYRHDRHVEFQTSFSTAGVPATEPRQTQTEETFSAALENELKLSPDLTFTLGGSFDWRNLIRAEEYGAPLGTSGASVLYNYPRRDADTWNLQGRFDWRASEALTLHASLSSRARFPTIFERFSQRFNTAIPNPALKAERATNAEIGGSWAQGKLRLEGALFYSWVDDAIFSVLTPAYPCTASTTPPAVARPGCALTNLTQSQNVGSGHYYGVELSVSATLLPGLDVGANYTGIRRKLDYAANPAFQPVGVPTHKGFVWADWSPLDRLHIIPSVDLASNRWTLFTATTASQPQRYYRTGAYANAGLRIDYALTDHVDIGIGGRNLFDDYYTLTDGFPEPGRTLFASLRARY from the coding sequence ATGCGTATCGCCTTGACCTGCTTATTGGCAGCAGGCTCCATCCTCGCGTCCGCCGCCCATGCCCAGGATGCCGCGCCCGAAGCGAGCGATCGCTTTTCCCTTGGCCAGATCATCGTCACCGCGCCGCGCACCGAAGGGATCGGCATCGACAGCACCACACTCTCTTCCGACGCCATCTACAGCTTCAGCCGCACCGCGCTGGATGACGCCATCAACCTGATGCCCGGCGTGTCGTCCGGCAACAGCGGCGGCACGCGCAACGAAAGGCTGGTCTTCGTGCGGGGCTTCGACCGGTTCCAGGCGCCGCTTTCGATCGACGGCATTCGCGTCTACCTGCCCGCCGACAACCGGCTCGACTATGGCCGCTTCCTGACCACCGACATCGCCGAAGTGCAAGTGGCGAAGGGCTATGCCTCCGTTCTGGACGGCCCCGGCGCCATGGGCGGCGCCATCAACCTGGTCACGCGCAAGCCGACCAAGGAACTGGACATCGACGTGCGTGGCACGGTCAATTTCGACAATGACACCGACTATGCCGGCTATTCGACCTCCGCCATGGTCGGCACCCGCCAGGACAAATGGTATGCGCAGGCCAGCTACGCCCGCAGCTTTACCGATCATTGGAACCTGCCACACGGCTTCACCGCCCAGGTGCCTTCGCTGGAGGATGGCGGCGCGCGCGATTTTTCCCGGACGCAGGATTGGCGCGTCAATGCGAAAGTCGGCTTCACCCCCAACGCCACCGACGAATATGCGCTCAGCTACACCCATCAGGAAGGATCGAAGAACGCGCCGCTGCACGTCAGCGACACGGTGACGACCGCGCGTTTCTGGGACTGGCCGTCCTGGGACATCAGCAGCATCTATTTCCTGTCGACCACGGCGCTGGGCGACCGGGCGACGCTGAAAACTCGTGCCTATTACAACAAGTTCGATTCGATCCTGCGCTCCTTCAACGACCGCAGCCAGACGACGCAGAGCCGCCCCTATGCCTTCGATTCTCCTTATGAGGATCGTGCCTGGGGCGGGTCGGCGCAACTGGATTTCGCGGCGAGCGATGCGGACACGCTGCGCCTCGCCTTCCATTATCGCCATGATCGCCATGTCGAGTTTCAGACCAGCTTCTCGACCGCCGGCGTGCCCGCTACCGAACCGCGCCAGACCCAGACCGAGGAGACCTTCTCCGCCGCGCTGGAAAATGAATTGAAACTCAGCCCCGACCTGACCTTCACGCTCGGCGGTAGCTTCGACTGGCGCAATCTCATCAGGGCGGAGGAATATGGCGCGCCGCTCGGCACGTCGGGCGCATCGGTGCTCTATAATTATCCGCGCCGCGATGCCGACACCTGGAACCTGCAGGGGCGTTTCGACTGGCGGGCGAGCGAGGCGCTCACGCTCCATGCCAGCCTCTCCTCACGCGCGCGCTTCCCCACCATCTTCGAACGGTTCAGCCAGCGTTTCAACACCGCCATCCCCAATCCCGCGCTCAAGGCCGAGCGCGCGACCAACGCGGAAATCGGCGGCAGCTGGGCGCAGGGCAAGCTGCGTCTGGAAGGCGCGCTCTTCTACAGCTGGGTCGACGATGCGATCTTCAGCGTGCTGACGCCCGCCTATCCCTGCACCGCATCGACCACGCCACCCGCCGTCGCCCGGCCCGGCTGTGCGCTCACCAATCTGACGCAAAGCCAGAATGTCGGCAGCGGCCATTATTATGGCGTGGAATTGTCGGTGTCCGCGACGCTATTGCCCGGCCTGGACGTCGGCGCCAACTATACCGGCATCAGGCGCAAGCTCGACTATGCTGCAAACCCCGCCTTCCAGCCGGTCGGCGTACCGACGCACAAGGGCTTCGTCTGGGCGGACTGGTCGCCGTTGGACAGGCTCCACATCATACCCAGCGTCGATCTGGCGTCGAACCGCTGGACGCTGTTCACCGCGACGACCGCCAGCCAGCCGCAACGCTATTACCGTACCGGCGCCTATGCGAATGCGGGCCTGCGGATCGATTATGCGCTGACCGATCATGTCGACATCGGCATCGGCGGACGTAATCTGTTCGACGATTATTACACGCTGACCGACGGCTTCCCGGAACCGGGCCGGACGCTCTTCGCCAGCCTCCGCGCGCGCTATTGA
- a CDS encoding alpha-hydroxy-acid oxidizing protein produces MKRGLFTIEDYRREARRRLPHMVFDYLEGGAGDERGLERNIAAFSRTLLQPRRLVDVSLRNQSVAPFGHPWASPFAIAPMGLNSAIWPGGDLILARAAARAGIPFCLSTAANATVEEIAAATDGELWFQLYVVQRSLADQLVRRAEAAGCTTLVLTVDVATNGDRIRDKRSGFGIPFHYSPRIIWDAATHPRWSVAQLMHGFPQLAHFAGGSNDIEAQAALMSRQMDASFDWDALSRLRDLWKGTLLVKGIMRSDDAAQCEARGVDGLIVSNHGGRQLEDVPATIDILPSIRSACTIPLLIDSGVRSGADVIKALAKGAAGALIGRPLLYGLAGGGTGGVDAVLQIIRQQVDNTLALVGHLNAGTLCKAI; encoded by the coding sequence ATGAAGCGAGGGCTGTTCACGATCGAGGATTATCGACGCGAGGCGCGGCGGCGCCTGCCCCATATGGTTTTCGATTATCTTGAAGGCGGCGCGGGCGACGAACGCGGGCTAGAACGGAACATTGCGGCCTTTTCGCGAACGCTGCTTCAACCGAGACGACTGGTCGACGTGTCCCTCCGCAACCAGTCGGTGGCGCCGTTCGGCCACCCTTGGGCCAGCCCTTTCGCGATCGCACCAATGGGTCTCAACTCCGCGATCTGGCCGGGCGGTGACCTGATCCTCGCCAGGGCCGCTGCCCGGGCGGGCATCCCCTTCTGCCTGTCGACCGCGGCCAACGCCACGGTCGAAGAAATCGCCGCAGCGACGGACGGGGAATTGTGGTTTCAACTCTATGTGGTCCAGAGATCGCTGGCGGACCAGCTGGTGCGTCGCGCCGAGGCGGCGGGATGCACCACGCTTGTCCTGACCGTCGATGTCGCCACAAATGGCGACCGGATAAGGGACAAACGATCGGGGTTCGGCATTCCGTTCCACTATTCGCCGCGGATCATCTGGGATGCGGCGACCCATCCCCGATGGTCCGTGGCGCAGCTGATGCACGGCTTTCCCCAACTAGCGCATTTTGCAGGGGGATCGAATGATATCGAGGCGCAGGCGGCGCTGATGTCGAGGCAGATGGACGCCAGTTTCGACTGGGATGCGCTCAGCCGTTTGCGCGACCTGTGGAAGGGCACCCTGCTGGTCAAGGGCATCATGCGGAGCGACGATGCGGCGCAATGCGAGGCACGCGGCGTCGATGGCCTGATCGTGTCCAACCATGGCGGTCGCCAGCTCGAAGATGTGCCCGCGACCATCGACATTCTGCCGTCGATCCGAAGCGCGTGCACTATTCCTCTGCTGATCGACAGCGGAGTGCGCAGCGGCGCGGACGTGATCAAGGCTCTGGCCAAGGGTGCTGCCGGTGCCCTGATCGGGCGCCCGCTGCTGTACGGGCTTGCGGGGGGCGGGACGGGCGGCGTCGATGCCGTTCTTCAGATCATCCGGCAACAGGTCGACAACACGCTCGCTCTTGTCGGCCACCTGAATGCTGGCACTCTGTGTAAAGCGATATGA